A single window of Nakaseomyces glabratus chromosome G, complete sequence DNA harbors:
- the ESP1 gene encoding separase (CAGL0G03223g~Ortholog(s) have cysteine-type endopeptidase activity) has product MVRFDNSLHEVDLNAQLGDEYKTLSHSLKRGVTHDNNCTHHLMHQYTVSNLSYAVSNLTVSDEGSSSEIETTLSNTYSYYYRIHGLRVINLITKQHLLLIVKLINGNCLNSASRNIISLYNNTNRNSISEIQQLLLCDYTKNNKEYLSSLKILVLQTLLKKHDVSESIISVIKLFAYDRKLLLEDHKLKKNTVIKLILNYYSKFKEYRLLFGLKFLQYIAQFNFRYDEFIKNMTRDAFLQQLGRQKTSNNTLTSRYLSMFYFSYQMQYKSNNDQLFSSTSAEHVPEGFFNLQNVVTNLERNERFFDKYMMSTKQLNDLINIIAEEGRVFEKELDEKSILLIQRILSIFQIKCYEISKPVLKFLDKIIILLNSNVKYLSNDISPLIKLIESMIQFCTTNSLHKTFENTMAVAYNIALKTKNSELLLLVSKFEFSRLLLNYKETEKIKPSDLNKFNVFLSATKEIRNRYKILQIFYHHTLFDGKEHFNEVYAVCEYIAAIVKRKIGTLKWENLECKSEVMKGIIAGVTNDRYPNNECMEPCILLLQSSFFPEKVLTSEEYNDSSNQDGIVYDVFPLLKCNYLLNNDIAKGRTMYLVQVTKTFCQFATKDNKVNYCSRIENDFIKKLLNYLSINGYHKLLLSVVGILEKRTEYYKTLSNDYITYKAHSCMRLKLKNRTKHVFDQFTNQKGEIKFDDEKDIYNHLIMSLLYASWEDSPELFTSSNERVPKDIKEHILDFSTNDKSNLNKYFQKLIFNIKFANYYASLLNQKKCYSYAVEVSKKGLKIGKSVLKIIEKLDLNDRLTVLNQLVSSYSNLIKIYTAVGLAKGAQYYCKEVTKLLPVFDQPIFLFSVHVLLFEFYLENGDYDSALTHKKNANYVFDNLNAEHDIINTTSFLYINEEYDKIQESLRLYFGYDLNDTDFFLSWKLKLGNICDECPTQYSNMNFFNKIVHINQRLVLEIDADPFLKSLNETILANLNCVSPGSLSNILDVGMISSNSTNRSSNMTPKRRPTSFKTNKHIVMDILDEFFTTFNAMRQELTERNVILKVSDIYRLNYFYLISLLSVPESRKQLIEETITQLNELPSEITHTYESLLADKNCDIYGKTIFELESSNYEIMKSKNVTLNWEEQIGKDRLLDLCNITVEVICIDICKLTNTLIIRRISNLDSKNIMAKIPIDRNVSRDLDADSLTFQQASESLQKIINDSNESVSKNVTETIKDKNDVRNWWKRRYDLDELLGNLIERIEKTWLNGLSGILNGLYCDKDALLEFQSKITAILNQILPSRRNCCNRANFLQLDEWIISLLLDLDPSDLGFFTALEDVIYFILDTLSHKGEENAYDEIDFGLLHVLLEEEIRKVRVNKKLFTKIEHTFLVVGPSCHTFPWEIMKPLKGRSVTRVPSLTILSNLLSSIKGNLPVKIERTNDISMILNSNSDLVRTEKTFKDIFERIQDSRAGSRLLVNQKPTEEEYMDYLTNSKVFLYVGHGGGEQYVRNCTIERCDKLPPVFLMGCSSAATKLNGNLNPNCVAESYMYGNSVMVLGNLWDVTDKDIDKFSIEMLEKCNLLDAKPNTVITGVPQAVADSRTVCHLKYLNGAAPVVYGLPVVFI; this is encoded by the coding sequence ATGGTACGATTTGATAATAGTCTCCATGAAGTTGACTTGAATGCACAGTTAGGTGATGAGTATAAAACTTTATCCCACTCACTTAAACGGGGAGTGACACATGATAATAATTGTACACACCATTTAATGCACCAATATACAGTATCAAATTTATCTTATGCAGTCTCAAACCTTACCGTCTCCGATGAAGGATCATCAAGCGAGATCGAAACTACCTTAAGCAACACATACAGCTATTATTACCGCATACATGGTCTCCGAGTTATTAATTTAATAACAAAGCAACATCTTTTACTTATAGTGAAATTAATCAATGGTAATTGCTTGAATAGCGCATCCAGGAATATCATTTCATTATACAATAACACAAATAGGAATTCCATTTCAGAGATTCAGCAATTGCTTCTATGTGATTAtacaaaaaacaataagGAATACTTATCCTCATTGAAGATATTAGTGTTACAAACATTATTAAAAAAGCATGATGTATCTGAGAGCATTATTAGTGTCATAAAGCTGTTTGCCTACGATAGAAAGCTTTTATTGGAGGATCAtaaattaaagaagaatacTGTAATTAAATTAATACTTAACTACTACTCTAAGTTCAAGGAATATCGTTTGCTTTTTGGATTGAAGTTCTTGCAGTATATTGCACAATTTAACTTCAGATATGATGAGTTTATAAAAAACATGACTAGAGATGCTTTCTTACAGCAGTTAGGAAGACAGAAGACTTCAAACAATACTCTCACATCAAGATACTTGAGCATGTTCTATTTCAGTTACCAGATGCaatataaatcaaataatgatCAACTATTTTCTAGTACATCGGCTGAGCATGTGCCAGAAggatttttcaatttacaGAATGTAGTTACTAATTTAGAGCGGAATGAAAGGTTCTTTGACAAGTATATGATGTCTACCAAGCAATTAAATGACCTTATCAACATTATCGCTGAAGAGGGAAGAGTCTTTGAGAAAGAGCTTGATGAGAAAAGCATTTTGTTGATACAAAGAATATTgtcaatttttcaaataaaatGCTACGAGATATCGAAACCAGTCTTGAAATTTTTGGATAAGATAATAATCTTACTGAATAGCAATGTGAAGTATTTATCTAACGATATTTCTCCCCTTATAAAACTTATCGAGTCCATGATACAGTTTTGTACAACAAACTCTCTACATAAAACGTTTGAGAACACCATGGCTGTGGCATATAACATTGCactgaaaacaaaaaattctgAGTTACTTTTACTGGTATctaaatttgaattttctAGGTTGTTATTGAATTACAAAGAAACCGAAAAAATCAAACCATCTGATCTGAATAAATTCAATGTATTTCTTTCTGCAACTAAAGAGATTAGAAACAGATACAaaattttacaaattttttatcatcatACTTTATTCGACGGTAAAGAGCACTTTAATGAAGTCTACGCAGTTTGTGAATATATAGCCGCTATTGTCAAAAGGAAAATCGGGACTCTAAAGTGGGAAAACCTAGAATGCAAGTCAGAAGTAATGAAGGGAATAATTGCCGGAGTTACAAATGATAGGTACCCAAATAATGAGTGTATGGAGCCCTGTATTTTACTACTTCAATCGTCATTCTTCCCCGAAAAAGTGCTTACTTCAGAGGAGTATAACGATAGTAGTAATCAAGATGGCATTGTGTATGACGTTTTTCCGCTTCTGAAATGCAACTATTTGTTAAATAATGATATCGCAAAGGGAAGAACAATGTATCTGGTGCAGGTCACTAAAACATTTTGTCAGTTTGCTACCAAAGATAATAAAGTTAATTATTGCTCCAGAATCGAGAACgattttatcaaaaagCTGCTTAACTATCTATCGATAAATGGCTACCATAAACTTCTTCTATCAGTTGTTGGAATTTTAGAGAAAAGAACAGAATATTACAAAACTTTATCAAATGATTATATCACTTATAAGGCTCATTCGTGTATGCGTTTGAAATTAAAGAATAGGACAAAACATgtttttgatcaatttaCTAATCAAAAAGGAGAAATCAAATTTGATGACGAGAAAGATATTTACAACCATTTAATTATGAGTTTGTTGTACGCTTCCTGGGAAGATTCACCCGAACTTTTTACTTCTAGCAATGAAAGAGTACCCAAGGATATTAAGGAGCATATTTTGGATTTTAGTACTAATGACAAATCTAACCTGAATAAATACTTTCAGAAActtattttcaatattaaGTTTGCTAACTATTATGCCAGCTTGTTAAACCAAAAGAAGTGCTACTCTTATGCAGTGGAGGTCAGTAAAAAAGGTCTAAAAATTGGAAAATCTGTTCtaaaaataattgaaaagCTAGATTTAAATGACAGATTAACAGTTTTGAATCAATTAGTATCATCTTATTCCAATTTAATTAAAATCTACACTGCAGTGGGTCTTGCGAAGGGCGCTCAATATTACTGTAAAGAAGTTACAAAATTACTGCCAGTTTTTGACCAacctatttttttattttcagtACATGTTCtcttatttgaattttatCTAGAGAATGGGGATTATGATTCTGCGTTGACGCATAAGAAAAATGCAAACTATGTCTTTGATAATCTAAATGCAGAGCATGATATTATCAATACTACCAgctttttatatattaatgaagAATATGATAAAATCCAGGAGTCACTAAGATTGTACTTCGGTTATGACCTGAACGATACCGACTTTTTTTTGAGCTGGAAACTTAAGCTCGGTAACATCTGTGATGAATGTCCAACACAATATAGTAATATGAATTTCTTTAACAAGATTGTACATATCAACCAGAGATTAGTACTAGAGATTGATGCAGatccatttttgaaaagtttgAATGAAACAATTTTAGCAAATTTGAATTGTGTATCACCAGGGAGTTTAAGCAATATTTTGGATGTTGGGATGATATCATCAAACAGCACAAATCGGTCCTCGAACATGACACCCAAACGGAGACCGACAAGTTTTAAAACTAATAAGCACATTGTAATGGATATACTGGACGAGTTCTTTACAACATTTAACGCTATGAGACAAGAACTCACTGAAAGAAACGTAATTTTAAAGGTTTCTGATATCTACCGACTAAACTATTTTTACCTAATTTCGTTACTGTCAGTACCAGAGTCGAGGAAGCAATtaattgaagaaacaatCACTCAGTTAAATGAGTTACCTTCGGAAATAACACATACTTATGAAAGTTTACTGGCCGATAAAAATTGCGACATATATGGTAAAACTATATTTGAACTCGAATCATCAAATTATGAGATTATGAAATCTAAAAATGTAACGCTTAACTGGGAAGAGCAAATTGGAAAAGACCGTTTACTAGATTTGTGTAATATCACAGTGGAAGTAATATGCATTGATATATGTAAACTGACTAATACTCTGATAATAAgaagaatttcaaatctGGATTCGAAAAATATCATGGCCAAAATACCCATAGATCGAAATGTTTCTAGGGATTTAGATGCAGATTCTTTAACATTTCAACAAGCGTCAGAAAGTTTACAAAAGATAATTAACGATAGTAATGAAAGTGTATCCAAAAATGTTACTGAAACTATAAAAGACAAGAATGATGTACGCAACTGGTGGAAACGAAGGTATGATTTAGATGAATTACTTGGCAATCTAATTGAGAGGATTGAGAAAACATGGCTAAATGGGTTATCTGGTATATTAAACGGATTGTATTGTGATAAGGATGCGCTACTAGAATTTCAATCAAAGATAACCGCAATTTTAAATCAGATACTACCTAGCAGGAGAAATTGTTGTAACAGAGCAAATTTTCTACAGCTGGATGAGTGGATAATCAGTTTATTGTTAGATCTAGATCCTAGTGATCTTGGATTTTTCACTGCACTTGAAGATgtcatttattttattttggaTACTCTATCACATAAAGGTGAAGAAAATGCTTATGATGAAATAGATTTTGGGTTACTCCATGTAttattggaagaagagatCAGAAAGGTTCGagtaaacaaaaaattattcaCCAAAATCGAACATACCTTCTTAGTTGTGGGACCCAGTTGTCATACATTCCCTTGGGAAATAATGAAACCACTCAAAGGTCGCTCAGTTACTAGAGTACCATCGCTTACTATATTATCCAATTTATTGTCTAGCATTAAAGGAAATTTACCtgttaaaattgaaagGACGAACGATATTtcaatgatattgaatAGCAATAGCGACCTTGTTCGGACAGAAAAGACCTTCAaggatatttttgaaaggaTTCAGGATAGTCGAGCTGGATCTCGACTTTTAGTCAACCAAAAACCAACTGAGGAAGAATATATGGACTATTTGACTAATTCAAAGGTATTTTTGTATGTAGGACATGGTGGGGGGGAGCAATACGTTCGTAACTGTACAATAGAAAGGTGTGACAAGCTACCTCCGGTATTTCTAATGGGTTGTTCTTCAGCAGCGACAAAGCTTAATGGAAATCTTAATCCAAACTGTGTAGCGGAATCATACATGTATGGTAACTCTGTTATGGTCTTAGGTAACCTCTGGGATGTTACTGACAAAGATATTGACAAGTTTAGTATCGAGATGCTTGAGAAATGCAATTTACTTGATGCGAAACCAAACACAGTGATTACTGGGGTTCCCCAAGCAGTTGCTGATTCAAGGACTGTATGCCACTTGAAATACTTGAACGGAGCTGCTCCTGTTGTGTATGGACTGCCGGTAGTATTTATATAA
- a CDS encoding uncharacterized protein (CAGL0G03245g~Ortholog(s) have role in cellular response to misfolded protein and mitochondrial outer membrane, nucleus localization), which produces MFSFFGGNKAPELTQEEKTKLILQQAYDFEVALRAMDYVLDDNPERGLNLLKESDDSANEDERTINVLARGVIEFLEATLSFEAEEMKKASATLAKAETLSQKSKANAEKLNLSNSSKYPPGTVFAVTYTESLLLHALLMIFSESMMEVAKALLKLRKAYYTLQEVLEQIKAANEASITNAENNGEESKSSSASFISEGDIFNSIDIPYKLTEEEAKDKELLEFADKVHKMRAKRLSGAHIDNPPAINRLRNDLGLQAMNSLPKEEIKEHLPLSDDVDRSQATIDEFIHSGVNLCFGILQVVLSLLPPAIGAVLSAVGFRGSREEGLRLVWKATKHRNVHGCIGLLGLMFYYDGPFQFTDDDFDVPASVKEYLNSTEDKKGQEENNDDTSTMTKDMESLKLKDDDLHMDSNTILHPGKILEDALLKSRALFPNSALWLLNEARMLSGKGRLEDAVALMDSIDVNSIQMRQVKTLMIFDRAITLIHLHEYDRAADDILSLLDISDWSHAFYSYFAGCCYLENWRMIQMGDLKSDKEEFYKEKATTLIFKSVDYLGKKTWRSKNLPLDRFVARKVDQFKAMQVKLNLTNPLDAIATGPVYEIAYFYNGFNRMSQKHLDISKKMLTEYKNPAVEANDPDQNLIRDLLVSLCLRRSDKIKEGCDLLDQKVLPTFFKELPDGKVEYVKKNEDPWLYPSALYERALFCWKLNGVQGLSECKEWLLRAQNYADDYELSSRVGMKIKAAIDRVDSALNN; this is translated from the coding sequence ATGTTCAGTTTCTTTGGAGGGAATAAAGCTCCAGAGCTTACACAGGAAGAGAAGACCAAGCTAATTTTGCAGCAAGCGTATGACTTTGAGGTTGCTTTGCGTGCTATGGACTATGTTCTAGACGATAATCCAGAGAGAGGTCTAAATTTGCTAAAAGAAAGCGATGATTCTGctaatgaagatgaaaggACTATTAATGTACTAGCTCGTGGTGTTATTGAATTCTTGGAGGCTACGCTAAGTTTTGAAGCCGAGGAGATGAAGAAAGCCTCTGCTACTTTGGCCAAGGCCGAAACCTTGTCGCAAAAGAGCAAGGCTAATGCTGAAAAGCTAAACTTGAGTAACAGCAGTAAATATCCACCAGGTACTGTTTTTGCCGTTACATATACTGAATCATTGCTTCTACATGCATTGCTTATGATTTTTAGTGAAAGTATGATGGAAGTTGCGAAGGCGCTTTTGAAGCTGAGAAAGGCGTACTATACTTTACAAGAGGTACTAGAACAAATCAAAGCCGCCAATGAAGCTTCTATCACAAATGCTGAAAATAATGGTGAGGAAAGTAAATCTTCCTCAGCTAGCTTCATTTCAGAAGGTGACATCTTTAACTCGATTGATATCCCATACAAACTTACTGAGGAAGAAGCCAAGGATAAAGAGCTACTAGAATTCGCCGACAAAGTTCATAAAATGCGTGCAAAGAGATTATCTGGGGCACATATTGACAACCCACCTGCAATCAACAGGCTAAGAAACGATTTGGGTTTGCAAGCCATGAACTCCTTGCCAAAGgaagaaatcaaagagcatcttcctctttctGATGATGTTGATAGAAGCCAAGCCACAATAGATGAGTTTATTCACTCCGGTGTTAACTTATGTTTTGGTATTTTGCAAGTTGTTCTTTCATTATTACCACCTGCCATTGGTGCCGTCCTTTCAGCCGTCGGATTCCGTGGTTCCCGTGAAGAAGGTTTGAGGTTGGTGTGGAAGGCCACCAAGCACAGAAATGTTCATGGCTGCATTGGCCTTCTTGGTCTTATGTTTTATTATGATGGCCCATTCCAATTTACTGATGATGACTTTGATGTTCCCGCCTCGGTGAAGGAATACTTGAACTCAACTGAGGATAAAAAGGGTCAGGAAGAAAATAACGATGATACATCTACTATGACTAAAGATATGGAATCTCTGAAATTAAAAGACGATGATCTTCATATGGATAGCAACACAATCTTGCATCCAGGCAAAATATTGGAAGATGCTTTATTAAAATCGCGTGCATTGTTCCCTAATAGTGCTCTGTGGCTATTGAATGAAGCTAGAATGCTTTCTGGTAAAGGTAGATTAGAAGACGCTGTTGCTTTGATGGATTCTATTGATGTAAATAGCATTCAAATGAGACAGGTTAAGACACTAATGATTTTTGATAGAGCTATTACATTGATTCATCTTCATGAATACGATAGAGCTGCTGACGACATTTTATCTCTTTTAGATATTAGCGATTGGTCTCACGCCTTCTACAGTTACTTTGCAGGGTGCTGTTATTTGGAAAACTGGAGAATGATTCAAATGGGTGACTTGAAGAGCGATAAGGAGGAATtttataaagaaaaggCAACCACTCTTATTTTCAAGTCAGTTGATTACCTAGGTAAGAAAACCTGGAGATCCAAAAATCTGCCATTAGATAGATTTGTTGCCAGAAAGGTGGATCAATTCAAAGCTATGCAAGTAAAACTGAACTTGACAAATCCACTTGATGCTATTGCCACAGGTCCTGTATATGAAATCGCTTATTTCTACAACGGTTTTAATAGAATGTCTCAGAAGCATTTAGATATCTCCAAAAAGATGCTAACTGAATACAAAAACCCAGCTGTCGAAGCCAATGATCCTGACCAAAACTTGATCAGAGATTTACTAGTTTCTCTATGTTTAAGAAGATCCGATAAAATCAAGGAAGGCTGTGACTTATTAGATCAGAAAGTACTACCTACTTTCTTCAAGGAATTACCCGATGGGAAAGTTGAGTATGTAAAGAAAAACGAGGACCCATGGCTGTACCCATCTGCATTGTATGAACGTGCTTTATTTTGCTGGAAACTAAACGGAGTGCAAGGTTTATCCGAATGTAAGGAATGGCTATTGAGAGCTCAAAATTATGCTGACGACTATGAGTTGAGTAGTCGTGTTGGTATGAAGATTAAGGCAGCGATCGATAGAGTAGATAGTGCTTTGAACAATTAG